The following proteins come from a genomic window of Paenibacillus sp. CAA11:
- a CDS encoding TIR domain-containing protein, translating into MRKPKLFIGSSREAIKYARGVHEQLKWEAQITPWYANAFHANEYTMEALERNLDESDFAVFIFSPDDVAQIRGKYYYVTRDNTQFELGLFWGKLRRKRVFCLLPDTVEEHANVELGQTLDEYHLMSDLHGLTQLNYEASHDNMTAAVDLACSKLLEIIREQGFFPDPAKELENVKLELRKKQSVLHFFWQYTRINALGNGPQEYNALSEAVRISFQPPEQCHVIGAAFWQVQGSEGLAQVGGNVGRGRFYSFAAAEEEGNRPSVVEAYLTSEWNFYQRMEVAQVYILCYPLGDEHVLSVHFSGNDGLTPQNLKEVVAFNSDLLRTINHLVGGDTA; encoded by the coding sequence GTGAGAAAACCAAAGCTATTTATTGGATCGTCGAGAGAAGCTATTAAATATGCACGAGGCGTACATGAGCAATTGAAATGGGAAGCGCAGATCACTCCCTGGTATGCCAATGCCTTTCATGCGAATGAATATACGATGGAAGCTTTGGAACGCAATTTGGACGAGAGCGATTTTGCCGTTTTTATATTTTCTCCTGATGATGTTGCGCAGATTCGTGGTAAATATTATTATGTTACCCGGGATAATACTCAATTTGAGCTTGGCCTGTTCTGGGGAAAGCTGCGCAGAAAGCGGGTGTTTTGTCTGCTGCCGGATACGGTTGAAGAGCATGCCAATGTGGAATTGGGTCAGACCCTAGATGAATATCATCTGATGTCGGACCTTCACGGGCTCACTCAGCTGAACTATGAGGCATCTCATGATAACATGACGGCTGCAGTAGATCTTGCTTGCAGCAAGTTGCTGGAGATCATCCGGGAGCAGGGCTTCTTCCCTGATCCTGCTAAAGAGCTGGAGAACGTGAAGCTGGAGCTGCGTAAAAAGCAGAGCGTGCTTCACTTCTTCTGGCAGTATACCCGCATCAATGCCCTTGGGAATGGTCCTCAAGAATATAACGCTTTGAGCGAAGCAGTGCGAATTTCTTTTCAGCCTCCAGAGCAGTGCCATGTGATTGGCGCGGCATTTTGGCAGGTGCAAGGTTCTGAAGGGCTTGCTCAGGTTGGAGGAAACGTCGGCCGCGGCCGGTTCTATTCCTTTGCAGCGGCAGAGGAGGAAGGAAACCGTCCAAGCGTGGTCGAGGCTTACCTGACAAGTGAATGGAATTTTTATCAGCGAATGGAAGTTGCGCAGGTGTATATCCTGTGCTATCCTTTAGGGGATGAGCACGTACTTTCTGTGCATTTTTCGGGGAATGACGGGTTGACCCCTCAGAACCTTAAGGAAGTCGTTGCATTTAACAGCGATCTGCTTCGGACTATTAATCATTTAGTAGGAGGGGATACAGCATGA